A stretch of DNA from Corallococcus silvisoli:
TGGACGCGGCGGGACGCGCGCATCACGACGAAGCTGGCGGAGCATGGCCGCGCGGGCGTGCCGATGTATCTGGTCCTGAGCCCGGGTGCGCCGGACGCGCCCGAGGTGCTCAACGAGCTGCTCACCGCCGACAGCGTGATTCAGGCGGTGCAGCGCGCGGCGGAGTGCGGGTCGCCGCTGAAGGGTGGCTCGGTGGTGTGTGCCCGGCACTGAGTCGGGAAGTGAAGTGGCAGCGCCGGTGTTGGTTCGCAGCTTTCAACTCTCTGGAGGTCCCGTCATGAAGCAGGTCTTCAAGGCACTCGCGCTTACCGTTGCGTTCGTGGGCACCCCCGTCCTGGCCGCGGACTCCGCGGAGGTGGGCAAGCCCGCTCCGGCGTTCACGCTCAAGGACGAGGCGGGCAAGGCCCACTCGCTGTCGGAGTACAAGGGCAAGGTCGTGGTCCTCGAGTGGACGAACCCGGAGTGTCCGTTCGTGAAGCGGCACTACGAGGCCAAGACGATGCAGACGACGCAGAAGGGCTTCGATGCGAAGAAGGTGGTGTGGCTGACGGTGGATTCGTCCTCCACGCACTCCGCGAAGACCGCGGCGGACTGGAAGAAGAAGGAGGGCTTCAGCCAGCCGGTGCTGCTCGACACGGACGGTGCGGTGGGCAAGAGCTACGCGGCGAAGACGACGCCGCACATGTACGTCATCGACGGTGAGGGCGTGGTCCGCTACGCGGGCGCCATCGACGATGATCCGCGCGGCAAGAACACCGCGAAGGTCAACTACGTGAAGACGGCGGTGGACGCGCTCCTCACCGGCCAGCAGGTGCCGACCGCGACCTCCGAGCCGTACGGCTGCTCCGTGAAGTACAAGAGCTGAAGCACCGTTCGCCTCCGAGCGGTGGAAGGCCCGTGTCCCCCTGGAGGACGCGGGCTTTTTCATTTCGGCTCGCGGTGGGCGTACTTCGGGCCCAGGCCTTCGATGCGGTAGGTGTTGCCGGGGTAGGTTCGGTTGATGCTGGTCTCGACGGTGGATGGGTAGCGCTCCAGCGAGACGAAGCGTTTGACGTGCTTGCGCACCTTGAGGGCCGCGCGCGTCAGGCCCGTGACCCAGGACGGAGGGGGCTCGAACTGGATGGCGGGCAGCAGCCGCGGCGGCACCAGGCCCAGGCTGATGGGGGCCACCAGGGGGCGCAGCGGACGCGGT
This window harbors:
- a CDS encoding thioredoxin family protein codes for the protein MKQVFKALALTVAFVGTPVLAADSAEVGKPAPAFTLKDEAGKAHSLSEYKGKVVVLEWTNPECPFVKRHYEAKTMQTTQKGFDAKKVVWLTVDSSSTHSAKTAADWKKKEGFSQPVLLDTDGAVGKSYAAKTTPHMYVIDGEGVVRYAGAIDDDPRGKNTAKVNYVKTAVDALLTGQQVPTATSEPYGCSVKYKS